One genomic segment of Sander lucioperca isolate FBNREF2018 chromosome 10, SLUC_FBN_1.2, whole genome shotgun sequence includes these proteins:
- the LOC116036101 gene encoding leucine-rich repeat-containing protein 72 has protein sequence MEVADDIKESLQKSGIQRDVDVCQLSLATKKLTSVPDLSRFHFLRELWLNNNKIRELSCRSLNCCLTELYLHNNNIKSISGALNHLTCLRLLFLHNNQIRGLEDTMHELRKMQQLQTASFFLNPISHQPEYRLHVIHCLPSVLVLDRKEVKSVERERSFQMYSQERHRVLQSVAFCRRAT, from the exons ATGGAGGTGGCTGAT GACATAAAGGAGTCTCTTCAGAAGTCTGGAATACAGAGAGATGTTGATGTTTGCCAACTCAGCCTCGCCACAAA AAAACTCACCAGCGTCCCTGACTTATCAAGATTTCACTTTCTGAGGGAGCTGTGGCTGAATAACAACAAG aTCAGAGAGCTCAGCTGTCGTTCCCTCAACTGCTGCTTGACTGAACTTTACctccacaacaacaacatcaagtCTATATCTG GGGCCCTCAATCATCTGACCTGCCTCCGACTTCTTTTTCTCCACAACAACCAGATCAGAGGGCTGGAGGACACGATGCACGAGCTCAGGAAAATGCAGCAGCTCCAAACTGCAT CTTTCTTCCTCAATCCCATCTCCCATCAACCTGAGTATCGCCTCCATGTGATCCACTGCCTGCCTTCTGTCCTGGTTTTGGATAGAAAAG AGGTGAAGTCAGTGGAGAGGGAGAGATCCTTCCAGATGTACAGCCAGGAGCGTCATCGTGTCCTCCAGTCTGTGGCTTTCTGCAGACGGGCAACATAG
- the sostdc1a gene encoding sclerostin domain-containing protein 1a translates to MFFIQNQSTFSRTYISPTPHTQRATMHLSAYESCHSLVILCILLRSCQAFKNDATELLFSHVSAPVPEVQSNVTLNRARTGGRGAASAAHDRGERSQIGCRELRSTKYISDGHCTSINPIKELVCAGECLPAHMLQNWIGGAYGRKLWGRRSSNQDWRCVNDKTRTQRIQLQCQDGSTRTYKITVVTSCKCKRYSRQHNESGNKFEEPALSPPQLLHKPKPKSKSKRRLGKNRLSENWHDTEP, encoded by the exons ATGTTTTTCATCCAGAATCAGTCTACATTTAGCCGGACCTACATCTCTCCCACCCCCCATACCCAGAGAGCAACCATGCACCTGAGCGCGTACGAGTCGTGCCATTCCTTGGTCATACTTTGCATCCTCCTGAGGAGTTGCCAAGCCTTCAAGAACGACGCCACGGAGCTCCTGTTCTCGCACGTGAGCGCGCCGGTGCCGGAGGTTCAGAGCAACGTGACCCTGAACCGCGCACGGACCGGCGGGAGAGGAGCGGCCAGCGCGGCGCACGACAGAGGCG AACGGAGCCAAATCGGATGCAGAGAGCTGAGGTCCACTAAGTACATCTCTGATGGCCACTGCACCAGCATCAACCCCATCAAGGAGCTGGTGTGCGCTGGTGAGTGTCTCCCAGCTCACATGCTTCAGAACTGGATCGGCGGCGCCTACGGCAGGAAGCTGTGGGGTCGCAGGAGCAGCAACCAAGACTGGCGCTGTGTCAACGACAAGACCCGCACCCAGCGCATCCAACTGCAGTGTCAGGACGGCAGCACGAGAACGTACAAAATCACCGTGGTCACCTCCTGCAAGTGCAAGAGGTACTCAAGGCAGCACAACGAGTCGGGCAACAAGTTCGAGGAGCCGGCTCTGTCGCCGCCGCAGCTCCTGCACAAGCCCAAGCCCAAGTCCAAGAGCAAGAGGAGGCTGGGGAAGAACCGGCTGAGTGAGAACTGGCACGACACTGAACCCTGA